A window from Kovacikia minuta CCNUW1 encodes these proteins:
- a CDS encoding alpha/beta fold hydrolase, with product MLASAGYRVIIPYLRGYGTTRFLASETPRNGQQSALAVDIIALMDALKIERAILAGYDWGARTANIIAALWPERCKALVSVSGYLIGSPEANKMPLPPQSELQWWYQFYFATERGQLGYEKNRHDFNKLIWQLASPKWHFDDATFDRSAASFNNPDHVAIVIHNYRWRLGLVEGESKYDEYEKRLAAAPEIAVPTITLEGDANGAPHPKPSSYAQKFSGKYSHRTIKGGIGHNLPQEAPQEFAKAIFDVDG from the coding sequence TTGTTGGCATCGGCGGGCTATCGGGTCATCATCCCCTATTTGCGGGGCTATGGTACGACGCGCTTTCTTGCCAGTGAGACACCCCGAAATGGTCAGCAGTCGGCACTTGCAGTCGATATTATCGCACTGATGGATGCGCTTAAGATCGAGCGAGCCATTCTCGCTGGGTATGATTGGGGCGCACGTACCGCTAACATCATCGCGGCACTCTGGCCGGAGCGTTGCAAAGCGCTCGTTTCCGTCAGTGGCTATCTGATCGGCAGCCCTGAAGCCAACAAAATGCCGCTACCGCCGCAGTCCGAACTTCAATGGTGGTACCAGTTTTACTTCGCGACGGAACGCGGCCAGCTCGGCTACGAAAAAAATCGGCACGATTTCAACAAGCTGATCTGGCAACTTGCCTCGCCAAAATGGCACTTTGATGACGCGACGTTCGATCGCAGTGCAGCGTCCTTCAACAACCCGGATCATGTCGCGATTGTCATCCATAACTACCGCTGGCGGCTCGGTTTGGTCGAAGGTGAATCGAAGTATGACGAGTACGAGAAGCGACTCGCCGCTGCCCCTGAGATCGCCGTACCCACCATCACATTAGAGGGGGATGCCAATGGCGCACCGCATCCAAAGCCCAGCTCCTACGCCCAAAAATTTTCAGGCAAATATTCGCACCGCACGATCAAAGGCGGCATTGGGCATAACCTGCCGCAGGAAGCACCACAGGAGTTTGCCAAAGCGATCTTTGATGTGGATGGGTAA
- a CDS encoding thioredoxin family protein yields the protein MSEEIHSKRREFSTTTVQPIELPIEGELPPLIGATPWLNSQPLTVDELSGKVVLINFWTYTCINWLRQLPYVRAWAEKYKDQGLVVIGVHTPEFEFEHTIENVRRALTDMNMNYPIAVDNNYAMWRAFENHYWPALYFIDRQGRIRHHHFGEGEYEQSERVIQQLLSESGTSRVSQEIVEIDARGFEVAADWNSLKSPENYLGYDRTEHFASPGGAVINTPRSYTIPAQLQRNQWALAGDWTIGRQAIALNQSGGRIAYRFHARDLHLVMGPARLRTSVQFRVLVDGQPPVAAHGFDVDEQGEGAVTEQRLYQLVRQPQPIGDRQFEIEFLDAGVEVFAFTFG from the coding sequence ATGTCCGAAGAAATTCATTCTAAGCGTCGCGAGTTCTCAACAACGACGGTTCAACCGATTGAATTACCAATTGAAGGCGAACTGCCCCCTCTTATCGGCGCGACCCCGTGGCTCAATTCCCAGCCATTGACAGTGGACGAACTAAGCGGCAAAGTCGTGCTGATCAACTTCTGGACGTATACTTGCATCAATTGGCTGCGCCAACTCCCGTATGTTCGCGCCTGGGCTGAGAAGTATAAAGACCAGGGCTTAGTGGTGATCGGTGTACACACACCTGAGTTCGAGTTTGAGCACACGATCGAGAATGTCCGTCGAGCCTTAACGGATATGAACATGAACTACCCGATCGCGGTAGATAATAACTATGCCATGTGGCGTGCCTTCGAGAACCATTACTGGCCAGCCCTTTATTTCATCGACAGGCAAGGACGCATTCGTCATCACCACTTCGGTGAGGGCGAGTACGAGCAATCCGAACGGGTGATTCAACAGCTCCTGTCTGAGTCTGGAACGAGTCGTGTCAGCCAGGAAATAGTCGAAATCGACGCTCGCGGTTTTGAAGTTGCCGCCGATTGGAACAGCCTCAAATCGCCGGAAAACTACCTCGGTTACGACAGAACGGAGCATTTTGCATCTCCCGGTGGCGCAGTGATAAACACGCCTCGTTCATATACCATCCCGGCGCAACTGCAACGGAATCAGTGGGCGCTTGCGGGCGATTGGACGATCGGCAGACAAGCCATTGCCCTGAATCAATCTGGGGGACGGATTGCATATCGCTTCCACGCCCGTGATCTACATCTTGTCATGGGTCCAGCCAGGCTAAGAACGTCTGTACAGTTTCGCGTGCTTGTAGATGGACAGCCACCAGTTGCCGCTCACGGATTTGACGTTGATGAGCAAGGCGAAGGCGCGGTTACTGAACAACGGTTGTACCAACTGGTGCGGCAGCCGCAGCCTATCGGCGATCGACAGTTCGAGATTGAGTTTCTGGATGCTGGGGTGGAGGTATTTGCATTCACGTTCGGCTGA
- a CDS encoding SDR family NAD(P)-dependent oxidoreductase yields MRLEGKKALITGGNSGIGFTTARLFIHKGAEVAITGRDQQTLDVAIEELGPKAVAYRADVTGSSLGVALRSA; encoded by the coding sequence ATGAGACTGGAAGGGAAGAAGGCACTGATTACTGGGGGAAACAGCGGTATTGGCTTTACTACCGCTCGGCTCTTCATTCACAAAGGGGCTGAGGTGGCAATCACAGGTCGAGATCAGCAGACGCTCGATGTTGCTATCGAAGAACTGGGTCCAAAAGCTGTTGCCTATCGTGCCGATGTGACAGGTTCTTCACTCGGAGTGGCTCTCCGCAGTGCATAA
- a CDS encoding PDC sensor domain-containing protein — MHLHLTALLHLRHQNMRPIAHRFSALAKSVPLPGILVVPFILQISIAVGLTGWLSIRNGQQAVNDVATQLRNEVTARINQYLQTYVSVPHKINQLNANAVRLSEVNTQNVLGLERHLWYQLETFDTVTAVYIGSENREHVAVERGEDGSFRVKESGESTNHEVRIYAADRPGHRTKLLRSKANYDPRTRPWYTSAVKSGTAQWGGIYKLFATPKYVLNASLPIYNDDNKLLGVAAVDFSLTDISEFLRSLKIGRSGETFILERNTGLLVGSSATQQPYIIENPKAPITKQNPVRVKAVNSSDVLTRRTTQYLLQHFGGVSQIQQRQQLDFDLDGQRQFLQVMPLKTKEGLDWLIVVVVPESDFMDQIQANTHNTILLCLAALGLAILFGILTARWITQPISRLGSAAKAIAAGDLDQTVTVNSTTELNGLAQSFNQMAQQLRESFSALERTNEELEIRVEQRTTELGEKNTQLQQEIQERQKGRSRSKNVRGRTAPDVCRHDGYGAGAGCRWTLPEVYANPIVRL; from the coding sequence ATGCATTTGCACCTTACTGCGCTGTTGCATTTGAGGCACCAAAACATGCGCCCTATTGCCCATCGATTTTCTGCCCTTGCCAAAAGTGTGCCACTGCCTGGCATTCTTGTTGTGCCGTTTATCCTACAAATTTCTATTGCTGTAGGTCTAACCGGGTGGCTGTCCATCCGTAATGGGCAGCAGGCAGTTAATGATGTTGCAACTCAACTTCGGAATGAAGTGACTGCCCGCATCAACCAATATCTGCAAACCTATGTCTCGGTTCCCCACAAAATCAATCAACTGAATGCCAATGCGGTTCGGTTGAGTGAAGTGAATACGCAGAATGTGTTGGGGTTAGAACGGCATCTCTGGTATCAACTGGAGACTTTTGATACCGTCACCGCTGTCTACATTGGTTCAGAGAATCGAGAACATGTTGCCGTAGAACGGGGAGAGGATGGCAGTTTCCGCGTCAAAGAGTCGGGGGAATCAACCAATCATGAGGTTCGAATTTATGCCGCCGATCGCCCCGGTCATCGGACAAAACTTCTCAGATCAAAAGCCAACTATGATCCCCGCACCCGTCCCTGGTACACCTCGGCGGTCAAGTCTGGAACTGCTCAATGGGGCGGCATCTACAAACTTTTTGCGACTCCCAAATACGTGTTGAACGCCAGTTTACCAATCTACAACGACGACAACAAATTATTGGGAGTCGCGGCTGTCGATTTTTCGCTGACCGATATTAGTGAATTTCTCCGGAGTCTAAAAATTGGGCGATCGGGGGAAACCTTTATTCTCGAACGGAATACTGGCTTACTGGTTGGGAGTTCAGCCACACAACAACCCTATATCATTGAAAACCCAAAGGCTCCGATTACGAAACAGAACCCTGTGCGGGTCAAAGCGGTTAACAGCAGTGATGTTTTAACCCGGCGCACCACCCAATATTTACTGCAACACTTCGGCGGTGTAAGTCAAATTCAGCAGAGACAACAACTCGATTTTGACCTGGATGGGCAGCGGCAGTTTTTGCAAGTCATGCCGCTGAAGACAAAAGAGGGATTGGACTGGTTGATCGTCGTGGTTGTGCCTGAAAGTGATTTCATGGATCAAATCCAGGCAAACACCCACAACACCATTCTGCTGTGTCTGGCTGCTCTAGGATTGGCAATTTTGTTTGGGATTCTGACCGCCCGCTGGATTACCCAACCAATTTCACGCTTAGGGAGTGCAGCAAAAGCGATCGCCGCAGGGGATTTAGACCAGACCGTGACGGTAAACAGTACGACGGAATTGAATGGTCTCGCCCAATCCTTTAACCAGATGGCACAACAGTTGCGCGAATCTTTTTCGGCACTGGAACGAACCAATGAGGAATTAGAAATTCGGGTTGAGCAACGTACCACAGAATTAGGTGAGAAAAATACCCAGCTTCAGCAGGAAATTCAGGAACGCCAGAAAGGCAGAAGCCGCTCTAAAAATGTCCGAGGCAGAACTGCGCCTGATGTTTGCCGCCATGACGGATATGGTGCTGGTGCTGGATGCAGATGGACGCTACCTGAAGTGTATGCAAACCCGATCGTTCGCCTATAA
- a CDS encoding response regulator transcription factor, giving the protein MIYILLVEDQEIVRRGLKTLLETKPDLQIVGEAENGQQGLDQLEKLNETEQFPDVVLMDIRMPVMNGVEATNLICQQYPGIKILMLTTFNDTHYVSEALRLGAKGYLLKDTPADELAKAIRSIHQGYTQFGPGIVEKIIAEAPSVKSTSEAPVTELPPGFAELTERECDVLRLIAKGASNREIAQNLHLSEGTVRNHISHILTRLNLRDRTQAAILANSCLSWLDNT; this is encoded by the coding sequence ATGATTTATATTCTGCTTGTAGAAGACCAGGAAATTGTCCGGCGTGGGCTAAAAACACTACTGGAAACGAAGCCCGACCTTCAAATTGTGGGGGAGGCGGAGAATGGTCAGCAGGGACTTGACCAACTTGAGAAATTAAATGAAACCGAGCAATTTCCCGATGTTGTCTTGATGGATATCCGGATGCCTGTGATGAATGGAGTAGAAGCGACTAATTTGATTTGTCAGCAATATCCAGGAATCAAGATTCTCATGTTAACAACATTTAATGACACGCATTATGTCTCTGAAGCCCTGCGGTTGGGCGCAAAGGGCTATTTGCTGAAAGACACCCCTGCCGACGAATTGGCAAAAGCCATTCGCTCCATTCACCAGGGTTATACCCAATTTGGTCCCGGAATTGTGGAAAAAATTATTGCTGAGGCACCATCAGTAAAGTCAACATCAGAGGCACCCGTCACAGAACTACCACCTGGATTTGCTGAATTGACTGAGCGCGAGTGCGACGTTTTACGATTGATTGCGAAGGGGGCAAGTAATCGGGAAATTGCCCAGAACCTTCATCTATCTGAAGGAACGGTCAGAAATCACATTTCCCATATCTTGACTCGGTTGAACCTGCGCGATCGCACCCAGGCAGCCATTCTGGCAAACTCCTGCCTTTCCTGGCTCGACAACACTTGA
- a CDS encoding phosphate/phosphite/phosphonate ABC transporter substrate-binding protein, producing the protein MSLSRRWFLGLMLLSACGANSVSPRQRSLLVGAVSYEEGNKSLEQYSRFKQYLSERTQSLVQFEPTLNESVALEQIRDQKWSLVFAPSGLCAIAISQHQYKPLLPLIGIQNLRSVLIVREDSPIQKISDVAGKTVALGKPGSATGYYLPIFNLYGLTLSSLILPPTPKAILEAVAQNKADVGAVSMEEFTTYKSELKSANLRILFTDPHKVPSGAILVSPALDQNQQESLRKILSEMPSVMAQEVGFVTNAPVPDYRYMISVVERVRSIFPGDTRESVALLQQKPVRLFTL; encoded by the coding sequence ATGAGTCTTTCACGTCGCTGGTTTTTGGGTTTGATGTTGCTTTCAGCCTGTGGGGCAAACTCGGTTTCGCCCCGTCAGCGATCGCTGCTGGTGGGTGCGGTCAGCTACGAGGAAGGCAACAAATCCTTGGAGCAATATAGCCGCTTCAAACAGTATTTGAGTGAACGAACGCAATCCCTCGTTCAATTTGAACCAACCCTGAATGAAAGTGTTGCGCTAGAGCAAATTCGCGATCAGAAATGGTCCCTGGTATTTGCCCCTTCCGGTTTGTGTGCGATCGCGATTTCGCAACATCAATACAAGCCCTTACTGCCGTTGATTGGAATCCAGAATCTCCGCTCTGTGCTAATCGTTCGAGAAGATAGCCCGATTCAAAAAATCAGTGATGTTGCCGGGAAAACGGTGGCTTTAGGCAAGCCAGGTTCAGCGACGGGGTATTATCTACCCATTTTCAATTTGTATGGACTAACCCTATCCAGCTTAATTTTGCCTCCAACTCCCAAGGCAATTTTAGAAGCGGTAGCTCAGAATAAAGCAGATGTCGGTGCAGTTTCAATGGAGGAGTTTACGACTTATAAAAGTGAACTCAAATCCGCTAACCTCCGCATCCTGTTTACCGATCCGCACAAAGTTCCATCCGGCGCAATTCTGGTCAGTCCTGCCTTAGATCAAAACCAGCAGGAGTCCCTTCGTAAAATTTTGAGTGAAATGCCCTCGGTCATGGCCCAGGAAGTCGGATTCGTGACGAATGCACCGGTGCCGGATTATCGCTATATGATTTCAGTTGTAGAACGGGTGCGATCGATTTTTCCAGGCGACACCAGGGAAAGTGTTGCTTTATTGCAACAAAAACCCGTGCGCCTATTTACGCTATGA
- a CDS encoding ATP-binding protein, which produces MKNKEVWFLASVSPLSDDAVLWVARDITKLKKFQAELKQAKETADAANLAKSQFLSNMSHELRTPLNIILGFTQLMLRGKSLEPQQQDYLDTINRSGEDLLTLINDVLEMSKIEAGRVMLNETNFDLYHLLDRLRHMFDLKAQSKGLHLIFERSPAVPQYICTDESKLRQVLVNLIGNAIKFTQQGGVMLRVSLEHGEREDTEMKAEGNPQSSVLSPQSSESTQNSKLNTQNSPLPQTPHPTPHTLLFEVEDTGCGIAPADRERLFEPFVQTEAGQRSQEGTGLGLPISQRFVHLMGGNLTVDSMVGKGSTFSFQIQARVAVQDDVPAPTSSLEVIGLEAGQPTYRILIAEDKPENRRLLVELLSPIGFEVREAENGQRAIELCQTWSPHLIWMDIRMPVLSGFEATQQIKALEGQPPVIIALTGSAFEEDRMMALSIGCDDFVRKPFRTAVIFEKMAEHLGVRYRYMDALETQEMKEVAADTVASIPIKNLQEMPSAWVEQLYEAALRVNAKQILMLIEQIPKSENDLIWSLIELVDRYSFNEIVAATEQVMQQEVTLSGNRQGYNG; this is translated from the coding sequence ATGAAGAACAAGGAAGTCTGGTTTTTGGCGAGTGTCTCGCCCCTATCGGACGATGCGGTTCTCTGGGTTGCCCGTGACATCACCAAGCTGAAAAAATTCCAGGCAGAACTGAAACAAGCCAAGGAAACTGCGGATGCGGCAAACCTCGCGAAAAGTCAGTTTCTTTCCAACATGAGCCATGAACTCCGCACTCCGCTCAACATCATTCTCGGTTTTACCCAATTGATGCTGCGGGGGAAATCGCTGGAACCCCAACAACAGGATTATTTGGACACCATCAACCGTAGCGGCGAAGACCTGTTGACTTTAATCAATGACGTGCTGGAAATGTCCAAAATTGAAGCAGGCAGAGTCATGCTGAATGAGACCAATTTTGATCTCTACCACCTGCTCGATCGCCTCCGGCACATGTTTGATCTGAAAGCCCAGTCCAAGGGATTACATCTGATTTTTGAGCGATCGCCTGCGGTGCCCCAATACATCTGCACCGACGAAAGCAAACTGCGTCAAGTCCTGGTCAATTTAATTGGAAATGCGATTAAGTTTACCCAGCAGGGAGGGGTGATGCTGCGGGTCAGTTTAGAGCATGGGGAAAGGGAAGACACGGAGATGAAGGCAGAAGGCAACCCTCAGTCCTCAGTCCTCAGTCCTCAGTCCTCAGAATCAACTCAAAATTCAAAACTCAATACTCAAAACTCTCCGCTACCCCAGACCCCACACCCCACACCCCACACCCTTCTGTTTGAAGTCGAAGACACCGGCTGTGGCATTGCCCCCGCCGATCGCGAACGGTTGTTTGAACCATTCGTGCAAACGGAAGCAGGGCAGCGATCGCAGGAAGGTACTGGACTGGGATTGCCAATTAGCCAGCGGTTTGTGCACCTGATGGGGGGCAACCTGACGGTAGACAGTATGGTGGGCAAAGGCTCCACCTTCAGTTTCCAGATTCAAGCCAGGGTAGCGGTTCAGGATGATGTTCCGGCTCCAACATCCAGCCTGGAAGTGATTGGGTTAGAAGCAGGACAACCCACCTACCGAATTTTGATTGCGGAGGATAAACCCGAAAATCGTCGGCTTCTGGTGGAATTGTTGTCGCCGATCGGGTTTGAGGTGCGAGAGGCAGAGAATGGGCAAAGGGCGATCGAACTATGCCAAACCTGGTCTCCCCATCTGATCTGGATGGATATCCGGATGCCCGTGCTGAGTGGATTTGAGGCAACGCAACAGATCAAAGCACTGGAGGGACAGCCTCCGGTAATCATCGCCTTGACGGGCAGCGCGTTTGAGGAAGATCGGATGATGGCACTGTCGATTGGTTGTGATGATTTTGTCCGAAAACCATTCCGAACGGCAGTCATTTTTGAAAAGATGGCGGAACATTTGGGTGTTCGCTATCGCTATATGGATGCCCTCGAAACCCAGGAAATGAAGGAAGTTGCCGCTGATACCGTTGCTTCAATTCCGATTAAAAACCTGCAAGAAATGCCGAGCGCCTGGGTTGAGCAATTGTATGAGGCAGCCTTGCGGGTCAATGCCAAACAAATCCTGATGTTAATTGAGCAAATTCCCAAATCTGAAAATGATTTGATCTGGTCGTTAATTGAATTAGTCGATCGCTATAGCTTTAATGAAATTGTTGCAGCCACTGAACAAGTTATGCAGCAAGAAGTTACCCTTTCTGGCAATAGGCAAGGTTACAACGGATGA
- a CDS encoding response regulator transcription factor: MESTEAPIRLLIVDDQHLIRQGLKAMLELEPDLQIIGDAENGKVALELIATLQPDVVLMDIQMPEMDGLTATKLITQNFPDIRVLILSTFDDYSYVSGAVQSGAKGYLLKDVPSRQLISAIRFVYHGYTQFGPGLFDKLLVTAAPVSPTNQATAFPKLSELTSREQEVLQLVGIGCTNREIAERLFITEGTVKTYVTSILSRLNLRNRSQLAIYANSATTPGNELAGVVRRKN, translated from the coding sequence ATGGAAAGTACAGAAGCCCCCATCCGTCTATTAATCGTTGATGATCAGCACTTAATTCGTCAGGGACTCAAGGCAATGTTAGAGCTAGAGCCTGATTTGCAAATTATCGGAGATGCAGAAAACGGCAAAGTTGCTCTGGAACTGATTGCAACCCTGCAACCAGATGTCGTGTTGATGGATATTCAGATGCCCGAAATGGACGGATTGACTGCCACCAAATTAATTACTCAAAATTTTCCTGATATTCGAGTTTTAATTTTAAGTACATTTGATGACTATAGTTATGTCTCTGGAGCGGTCCAATCGGGAGCAAAGGGCTATTTACTTAAGGATGTGCCTTCCCGGCAGTTAATCAGTGCAATTCGGTTTGTTTATCATGGCTATACCCAGTTTGGACCAGGGTTATTCGATAAACTGCTGGTAACCGCTGCTCCCGTATCCCCAACCAATCAAGCCACTGCTTTTCCCAAATTATCCGAACTCACCTCGCGGGAACAGGAGGTTCTGCAACTGGTTGGAATTGGTTGCACCAATCGGGAAATTGCCGAACGTCTCTTCATCACTGAAGGCACCGTCAAGACCTATGTCACAAGTATTCTGAGTCGCTTGAATTTGCGTAATCGATCGCAACTTGCTATCTATGCCAACTCTGCGACAACTCCCGGAAATGAACTGGCAGGAGTTGTCAGGAGGAAAAATTAA
- a CDS encoding oxidoreductase: MMKTQKVWFITGASRGFGLEVTKAALAAGDRVIATVRRQPEHLTATLNNPPDLYVVQMDVTQEDQVQAAVKQGIADFGRIDVLLNNAGFGMVTAIEEATDAEVRKQYDTNVFGLLNVTRAVLPYLRQQRSGRIINISSLFGYDVVPGWGLYGSTKFAVEGLSQGLAVELAPLGIHVTAVAPGLFTTDFLSTESYVATKTIIDDYQTTVGRMRNGADALHGNQPGDPKKLAQVILQVANAEHPPLHLPVGKDAVAMYQNNAAKVAQEIEDWLPVSASTDHDDRIAA; encoded by the coding sequence ATGATGAAAACACAGAAAGTATGGTTCATCACCGGAGCTTCTAGAGGCTTCGGGTTGGAAGTTACCAAAGCAGCCCTGGCAGCAGGCGATCGAGTCATTGCAACAGTTCGTCGTCAGCCCGAACACCTCACCGCTACCCTAAACAATCCCCCGGATTTGTATGTGGTGCAGATGGATGTCACTCAGGAAGACCAGGTACAAGCGGCGGTCAAGCAGGGCATTGCCGATTTTGGTCGGATTGATGTCTTACTCAATAATGCCGGGTTTGGTATGGTAACGGCGATCGAAGAAGCCACGGATGCCGAGGTTCGCAAACAGTATGATACCAACGTGTTTGGCTTACTCAACGTGACTCGTGCGGTGTTGCCGTACTTGCGCCAGCAAAGGTCTGGGCGAATCATCAATATCTCGTCTTTATTTGGTTACGATGTGGTTCCGGGCTGGGGATTGTATGGGTCTACGAAATTTGCCGTCGAAGGTCTTTCCCAGGGGCTAGCGGTCGAACTGGCACCGCTCGGTATTCACGTTACGGCAGTCGCTCCCGGTCTGTTTACAACCGACTTCCTCAGCACTGAATCCTATGTTGCCACTAAAACCATCATCGACGATTACCAGACAACAGTAGGTCGGATGCGGAACGGAGCGGATGCGCTACACGGGAACCAACCCGGTGATCCGAAAAAGCTGGCTCAGGTCATTCTTCAAGTCGCCAATGCAGAACATCCACCGTTGCATTTACCCGTCGGCAAGGATGCCGTCGCAATGTATCAGAACAACGCCGCAAAAGTGGCACAGGAAATCGAGGACTGGCTGCCAGTATCCGCAAGTACCGACCATGACGATCGCATAGCAGCCTAG
- a CDS encoding ATP-binding response regulator, giving the protein MDVTKRYAIAHSFSPHPPMEHAQASKGDILLVDDTLDNLRLLSAMLSERGYDVRCVTNGATALMGMQAQPPNLILLDINMPGMDGYEVCRRLKSNPVTQEIPVIFISALDEAIDKITAFSVGGVDFITKPFQVEEVFTRVEHQLSLCRLQQQLQQQNQRLQQAEVELRRALEHERALNRRIEQMAMLEERNRIAQDIHDSLGHSLVALNIQMETALALWQSAPDRAYTLLGEAKQLGSEALQSVRESVSLIRSDPLQGRLLEDAIAKLAQEFQRTTGVLPECQIDLSHPLPNPVNHVVYRLVQEGLTNICKHAAATIVQITIQTTEAGLSLLLKDNGKGFQSDQPFAGFGLQGMRERTTRMGAQLEIVSAPGSGCQISAFFPRESE; this is encoded by the coding sequence ATGGATGTTACCAAACGTTACGCGATCGCCCACTCCTTTAGTCCTCACCCCCCTATGGAACACGCGCAGGCAAGTAAGGGAGATATTCTCCTCGTTGACGACACCCTGGACAACCTCCGCCTCTTGTCAGCAATGTTAAGTGAGCGTGGCTATGACGTTCGCTGTGTTACCAATGGTGCAACGGCATTAATGGGAATGCAAGCCCAACCTCCCAATTTGATTCTGTTGGATATCAATATGCCTGGGATGGATGGTTACGAGGTATGTCGGCGGTTAAAGTCCAACCCTGTGACCCAGGAAATTCCGGTTATTTTTATCAGTGCCCTGGATGAAGCGATCGATAAAATTACCGCTTTCTCCGTGGGCGGTGTCGATTTTATTACCAAACCGTTTCAAGTCGAAGAGGTGTTTACCCGGGTTGAGCATCAACTCAGCCTGTGTCGCCTGCAACAGCAACTGCAACAGCAAAATCAACGCTTGCAACAGGCAGAGGTAGAACTGCGGCGAGCACTCGAACATGAACGGGCGCTGAATCGGCGGATTGAGCAAATGGCAATGCTGGAAGAACGAAACCGGATTGCTCAAGATATCCACGACTCCTTGGGGCACTCTCTGGTGGCACTCAATATTCAGATGGAAACCGCCCTCGCCCTCTGGCAATCCGCTCCTGATCGCGCCTACACCCTGTTAGGGGAAGCGAAACAATTAGGGTCAGAAGCCCTCCAATCTGTGCGGGAATCCGTTTCCCTGATTCGCTCCGACCCCCTCCAGGGACGCCTCCTGGAAGATGCGATCGCCAAATTGGCACAGGAATTTCAGCGGACAACGGGAGTTTTACCAGAATGCCAGATTGACCTGTCCCACCCCCTGCCTAACCCCGTTAACCACGTGGTCTATCGCCTTGTCCAGGAAGGATTAACGAATATTTGTAAACATGCAGCAGCCACGATCGTTCAAATCACTATCCAAACTACAGAAGCAGGACTGTCGCTACTCCTCAAAGATAACGGTAAAGGATTTCAATCCGACCAACCCTTTGCTGGTTTTGGCTTGCAAGGCATGCGAGAACGAACCACAAGAATGGGTGCACAATTAGAAATTGTCAGCGCACCTGGCTCAGGTTGCCAGATTTCTGCTTTTTTTCCAAGGGAGAGCGAGTAA
- a CDS encoding winged helix-turn-helix domain-containing protein gives MLQTIPQINTNDRVHKTAVQSTSHIPLVENDRQLAQLIVQELSYEGYQISSVEDVIEKLIARVRVHLGQGEKLTHILQFEQLILDRKAHQVFYCHREIELTAKEFDLLEYLMRHPNQVLTRDQILDGVWGYESLVSSNVVEVYIRYLRIKLEAHGAKQFIHTVRSVGYVLRIKQHQNATASSKPDQHQYSHLNQLANSIKAS, from the coding sequence ATGCTACAAACGATTCCTCAAATCAACACGAACGATCGTGTTCATAAAACGGCGGTACAATCAACATCACACATTCCACTGGTCGAAAACGATCGTCAATTGGCTCAGCTAATTGTACAGGAACTGAGCTATGAAGGATATCAAATTAGCTCAGTGGAAGATGTGATAGAAAAACTCATCGCTAGAGTTCGAGTACACTTGGGGCAGGGAGAAAAATTAACTCATATTCTACAGTTTGAGCAACTTATTCTCGATCGCAAAGCACATCAGGTTTTCTACTGCCATCGAGAAATTGAACTAACCGCGAAAGAGTTTGATTTGTTGGAATATCTAATGCGCCATCCAAATCAAGTATTAACCCGTGATCAAATTTTAGATGGTGTTTGGGGTTACGAAAGTTTGGTCAGTTCTAATGTGGTTGAAGTTTATATTCGCTACTTGCGAATCAAGCTAGAAGCGCACGGTGCAAAACAATTCATCCATACAGTGCGTAGTGTTGGCTATGTGTTGAGAATCAAACAGCATCAAAATGCTACTGCTTCCTCCAAACCAGATCAACATCAATACTCACATTTAAACCAATTAGCAAACTCAATAAAAGCCAGTTGA
- a CDS encoding carbon-nitrogen hydrolase family protein, which translates to MFKKSIIKAAAVQISPVLYSRQGTDEKIVKKIRELGKPGVQFATFLETIIPYYPYFSCVLAPFGLAKEQLRLMEESVTGSHAIVEERTIKVV; encoded by the coding sequence ATGTTTAAAAAATCAATCATTAAAGCTGCCGCCGTGCAGATCAGCCCGGTGCTGTACAGCCGACAAGGAACCGACGAGAAGATTGTGAAGAAGATTCGTGAGCTGGGCAAACCAGGTGTTCAGTTCGCCACTTTCCTAGAAACCATCATTCCCTATTACCCTTACTTTTCCTGCGTGCTAGCTCCATTTGGATTGGCAAAGGAGCAGCTCCGGTTGATGGAAGAGTCGGTTACTGGCTCGCACGCGATCGTCGAGGAGAGGACTATCAAAGTCGTCTAA